The DNA segment CCAAAAATCCATCCAACCGATCGAACACGCCGCCATGACCTGGGATCAGATTGCTAGAATCCTTCACATTGGCACGCCGTTTCATCCAGCTTTCAAAAAAGTCACCAGCTTGGGCAATGATGGCGATGACAATGCCCGTTATCAAAGCACCGCCGATACTGCTTAAACCGTATCCAGGCACAAATGCGCCAGGGCCAATGTCCATCATCTCTCCGGCAACGCACACGATGCCCGCTGCAACCGCGCCACCCGCAAGCCCCGCCCAAGTCTTGGACGGACTAACCGAAGGGGCAATGCGCGGCCCGCCGATCAAACGGCCGGAGAAATAGGCACCCACATCGACCGCAATGACCGGAATCAAAAACACCACGAGAACGGCAATCATGTCGTAATTCAACCGCACCTGAACCATCGCAAGGGCAGCCGCACCGACATACAGAGCGCCCATAAATTGCCATGCGACTTCGGAAACGGCCGAACCGCCGAATTTGCCGACGATCAAATTCCATTCCCACAAGACCAAGCCAGCGAGCAAAACGACGAATCCGATCCACAACCATCCACCGAAATACAGCGCGATGATCGATACACCCAACATCGCAACAGCCGAGATAAACCGGACGAGCAAATCATTCATTGCGCCCGACGGTACCGCCTCTGTTTCGCTCTTAACGTCCCCCATACCGGCGCTCCCTTTGTGCAAAATCATCGAGCGCGCGTTCTAAATGCTCGGGTTTAAAATCTGGCCAAAGCGTGTCTACAAACAACATCTCCGCATAGGCCGCTTGCCATAGAAGAAAGTTGGAAAGCCGGATTTCGCCGCTGGTGCGGATCAACAGGTCGAGCGGGGGAAGCCCCGCTGTGTCCAAATTATCGGCAATGCTTTGGGTCGTGATCGATCCCTGCTCTGCCGCTTTCATAGCGGCACGGGCGATTTCGTTTTGCCCACCATAATTCAACGCCACGGCCAATTTCCGCGTGCCATTGGCGGTCTGCTCCAAAGCGTCTTCGAGCATTTCGACAATGTCGGGGGCCAAGGAACGCCAATCTCCGATGATGTTCAATTGCACATCATTGGCGACAAAATCGGGCAAGTCAGATTTGATGAACTTTCGCATCAAATTCATCAGATCATCGACTTCGGTTTCGGATCGTTTCCAATTTTCAGAGCTGAAGGCGTAAAGAGTGAGGCAATCAAGCTCCATCGGCTCCAGACCGCGGACCAAGCGTCGTACCGCTTCGACGCCGCGTTGATGGCCGATGGCGCGCGGCAGGGCTCGCTTTTTCGCCCATCGTCCATTGCCGTCCATGATAATGGCCACATGGCGGGCACGGCTAGACGCGCGCTTTGGCGCATCGGTATTAGTGCCTGAGGAGCTGTCGCCGCCCATCTGCTCTACCCCTCCTATCCGTCACTTCCGTCGAAGCGACGATTCTTAGCCTTACTGGGTAAGGATTTCCTGTTCTTTCTTATCGGCCGCCACGTCAGCATCGGCGACGAATTTGTCGGTCAACTTTTGGACCTCGTCTTCCATCCGCTTGCGTTCATCCTCAGAGATTTCTTTCTTCTTCTCGTCGGCCTTTAGGCTTTCCATCGCGTCACGACGGACGTTGCGAATGGCGATCTTAGCTTTCTCTGCATACTGCCCAGCAAGCTTGGCCAATTCCTTACGCCGTTCCTCCGTCAAATCCGGCATAGGCAGACGCAGTGTCTGGCCATCCGTCATCGGATTCAAACCAAGGTTTGCGTGCGCAATTCCTTTTTCGACAGCGGTGATGTTGGACTTGTCCCACACCTGAACGCTCAACATACGGGGCTCTGGTGCGGATACTGTGGCCACTTGGGAAAGCGGCATCATTGCCCCATACACTTCGCACATCACGGGATCGAGCAGTGCGACGTTTGCGCGGCCTGTGCGCAAGCCACCCAGATCACCCTTGAGCGATTCCACCGCGCCGTTCATCCGGCGTTCGATATCTGCCTTTTCATATTGCGGCATGGATCAACTGTCCTTCTGTACTATTGTCTGTGTGCCTTCGCCCGAAAGGACGGTGGCAACATTGCCTTTTTCTCGAATTGAAAAGACCACTAACGGAATGTCGTTCTCGCGGCAAAGCGCAACAGCCGTGGCGTCCATAACTTTCAAATTGTCCGACAGCACTTGATCATAAGAGATCCGATCAAATCGCGTGGCATCGGGGTTGTGCTTGGGGTCGCTGTCGTAAACGCCGTCGACGCTGGTGCCTTTAAGCAATGCGTCGCAGTTCATTTCCGCCGCGCGCAACGCCGCGCCAGTGTCGGTGGTGAAAAACGGGTTACCCGTGCCCGCGGCAAAAATCACAATCCGCCCCTTCGCCAGATGGCGTTCAGCGCGACGGCGAATATACGGCTCACACACTGAAGACATTGGGATCGCCGATTGAACCCGCGTCTGCACACCCAATTGCTCCAAGGCGTTTTGCATCGCCAATGCGTTCATCACCGTGGCCAACATGCCCATGTAATCGCCGGTTGTCCGGTCGAGCCCTTTGGCCGCTGCCGAAATTCCGCGGAAAATATTGCCGCCGCCGATCACAAGGCAAACCTCGATCCCGCTATCCTTGGCTGCTTTCACCTCTTCGGCCAGCCGCGCAACATAGACCGGGTCGATCCCGTATTCCTGTTCGCCCATCAAAACCTCGCCCGAAAGTTTGAGCAGGACGCGCTTAATTTCAGGAAGTGCCATTTGGTGAGATTCTCCGGTGCAGAATTGCGGACTGTGCAGCCTCTATCGTTAGGGTGCGCGCCTGCCAAGGGGGCCGCAAAGCAATTGGAGAAGGAAAGTTTGGCACAACCGTTCTGTCATTTTACGGATTTTGACGCTTGCACGATCGAACCCAGATGGTCGAAACGGTTTTCCTATGAGAGCTTTCTTAAAAAACCGTCGGTTACGAACCCTTTTGGCAATCGTGGTGATTGTTGGAATCGCGGTGTTGGCGAAAGCGTGGCACGACACGATGCGCGACCCAGTGGTCCAACGGATAACAATCGAAAGCAGCGGCCTGCCCGATAACACTGATGCGGTCAGGATTGCCTTTCTCACGGATATCCATGTCGCCGGGCCGGACATGCCGCCATCGCGATTGAAACGGATCGTCGCTCAAGTGAACGCGATGGAGCCGGATCTTGTTGCCATCACCGGCGATTTGGTGAGCGAAAAGATGACAGCAACCACGATCTATTCACCCGAAGAGATCGTTGCACCCTTGGCGGAATTGCGCGCCTCATACGGGGTTGCGATTGTGCCGGGCAATCATGATCATTGGTTTGATTGGCCTGCTTTATCGGCGGAGTTGGCGAAGCATCCCAACATCTCTGTGATCGAAAATTCCGCCCTCCAAATGGGACCATTTGCCGTGGGCGGCGTCGATGACGATTTCACCGGTCGCGCCGATATCGCCGCGACCACCGCCGCAATGCAGAATTTGTCGGGCGTGCGCCTATGGCTATCACACAGCCCGGATATATTCCCGTCTGTCCCGGTGAACGCCGACCTTGTCTTGGCCGGCCACACCCATTGCGGCCAGATCGCCTATCCTTGGGGTGGATCGCCGATGACCATGTCCGATTTTGGCGACAAATTTGCGTGCGGAGTGAGCGAATTACACGGCAAGACACTGATCACGGGCGCTGGACTGGGCACAAGTTTGCTGCCCGTGCGATTGTTCACTCAGCCTGAGGTTTGGTTGATCGAAGTGCGCCCGGCGGGACAGTGACGGCCAAGAACCCGCACGGTTTCAACGCGGCCTGCGCCCAAATTTGAACGCATCAGGCTCGCATATCTTTGGATGAGCCGAGGCATATGTGCGAAGTGATGCTGGCAACTTGCGGCAAGACACCCAACACATCGGCATGGAATTTCTTATAACGAGCAAGGCTGTCGACCTCGACCCGCAAGAGGTATTCCACCGAACCCGTGATATTGTGGCACTCACGCACTTCTTCGGCTGCGCCAATCGCTTGTTCGAATTGTCGCGCGTCTTTCGCTAGATGCATCGATAGGCTCACGGTTACGAATATCGTGATTTCCCCGCCGAGACGGCTGCGATCCAAAATCGCCCGATACCCTTTGATGTAGCCCGATTGCTCAAGCTCCTGCACTCTTCGCAAACATGCGGACGCAGACAGACCGACCCGATCCGCCAAGCTAGCGTTGCTGATTCGGCCATCGAGCTCAAGCTCACGCAAAATTCTTCGATCTTTATCGTCCATTGCAGTAGAATATTCGAAAAATGATCACCCAACAAGGAACTTCACAAAGATATTCGCCGCATCTCGCCTTAAAATTGCTTCGAGAGATATTTTGAGAAGAGGGTGAGCAGCAATGACAAATCAAAATGGCGTCGAGACCGGGGTTAAACCTCTGGCGGAATATGGCATGTCTGCCGAACGCGGATTTCTTTGCGATTATGATGCCAGTCTAGTGGAGCTTCCCGGAGCATGGAACGATGCGGCGAAAGTCGCGTTGCGATTGCCGAATATCTTGCCGTCGGGCAGCGCTCGAAGCTTCCTCAAAAGGCATTTGCCAGATCCCGCCGACTTGCCAGACGCCGCGACGCTGACGGATCAACAGGCGCGAATGGCGACAGTCCATTACAGTTTTATGGTGCAGTCTTACGTTTGGGGCGGGCAGACTCCTTCAGACAGCCTCCCTTCTTGCCTGGCCGTTCCGATGGTCGGTCTGGCCGACTGTCTCGATCAACAACCATTGCTAACCTACAGCTCGTATGTGCTCGACAATTGGTCTCTCATTGACCCAAAAAAGCCATTGGCTCTCGACAACATCCAGATGATCCAGAATTTCTTGGGCGGCCGTGACGAAGCGTGGTTCGTCCTTGTGCATGTCGCGATCGAGGCGTGCGCAGGCCAAGTTCTCGATCGTTTTTCCGGTATCCTGAGCGCGGTGGCCAATGACGACCCAGATTTGCTGGAATCGCTTTTGGTGCAAACGTCTCAAACATGGGCACAGATCAATGCTCTGTTCGATCGAATGCCCGAAAGCTGCGATCCATACATCTACTTTGAACGGGTGCGCCCCTATATTCACGGTTGGAAAGACAACCCGGCATTACCCGATGGCGTCATCTACCATGGCGTCGAACGGTACGGTTCGGCGGCGCAGGCGTTCCGCGGCCAAACTGGCTCTCAATCTTCTATCATTCCCAGCATGGACGCATTGCTAGGCGTAGGACACGCAGCCGATCCATTGCGCACCTTTCTGGATCAGTTGCACGCATACCGGCCATTGGCCCATCGTAAGTTCGTCGAAGACGTGCGCGAACACAGCACGGTTCGTGACTTTATCAAGAATGCGAAATCTGGCGGTTTGAACGCAGCCTATAACGCGAACATTCAAGCGATGGCCGATTTCCGCACCCGCCATCTCGAATATGCGGCCAGCTACATCAACAAGCAGGGCAAAAGAACGGACGGAAACGACACAGAAGTCGGCACCGGCGGGACGCCATTTATGCGGTACCTTAAGAAACACCGGGATGAGACGCGCGCGAACCTGCTTTGATTGCGATTGCGCGGGGTCTTGCGTTCAAATTGGCCCGCTAGATTGAGCAGCCCAAATAAAAAACGGCCGCCGCAGTGGATCACTGCGGCGGCCGTAATTTCTTGGCTGCGTAGAGACGCTAAGGCTTAGCCTTTCAACGTCGCCGCGACTTCCGCTGCGAAATCTTCTTCTTCGACTTCGATGCCTTCGCCCAATTGGAAGCGAACGTAATCAGTCAAGACGATCGAACCGCCAGCGTCTTTACCCGTTTTGGCAACAACATCAGCAACGCTGGATTTGTTGTCCATAACGAACATTTGGCTGAGAAGAGCGTTCTCTTTTGCAAACTTTTTGATCGCGCCTTCGACCATCTTTTCTTGCACATTTTCTGGCTTGCCGCTTTCGGCCGCCTTTTCTTGTGCGATGGCGCGCTCACGCTCGATCACGTCAGCGTCAAGGCTGTCTGCGTCCAACGCTTGTGGGAACATCGAGGCGATGTGCATCGCAAGCTGTTTACCGAAAGGCACCAGAACGTCGTCGCCAAGGTCGCTTTCCAAAGCAACCAAAACGCCAATCTTGCCGAGGCCTTCGGCTGCCGCGTTGTGAACGTAAGAAACGACCGCGCCGCTTCCAACCGAAACGCTCTTGATCCGGCGGATCTGTTGGTTCTCACCAATCGTAGCGACGTTGTCGGTCAATTTATCAGCGATCGATCCACCCGTTGGATAATCGGCAGCTTTAAGAGCATCGACATCGTCCGAACCCAATACAAGAGCGGCCGCCGTCGCGTGACGAACGAAATCTTGGAATTTGTCGTTCTTCGCAACAAAATCCGTTTCAGAGTTCACTTCAACAGCAACGCCCTTAGTGCCTTCGACGGCCACGCCAACAAGACCTTCGGCCGCGGTGCGGCTGGATTTCTTTTGTGCGGTCGCAAGACCTTTGGCGCGCAAACCGTCAATCGCGGCTTCGATGTCGCCACCGGCTTCAACCAGTGCTTTTTTCGCGTCCATCATGCCAGCGCCAGTTTTCTCGCGCAGCGTTTTCACATCGGCGATAGTGAAATCGGCCATGGTGATTTCCTTTGTAAAAATGTGTGGGCGCCGGGCCCCGCTTGGGAATGCCCGACGCTCTAGTTAGGGTTTGTGACGCCCGCCTGACACACAATGGTGACGTGCGCCCTTTGTCGAATGCTTAGGCAGTTGGTTCGGCAGGTGGCGTGTCCATCGCGCCGAAATCTTCGCCCGAATCTTGAACAGCGCCGCCTTTACCTGCAGTCGCCGCATCGCCGATCGCACCGCAGTACAAACGCACAGCGCGCGCCGCATCGTCATTGCCCGGTACCGGGAATGCAATGTTCGATGGATCAACATTGGTGTCGAGAACCGCGATCACTGGGATGCCGAGAACGGCCGCTTCTTTGATAGCCAGGTCTTCTTTGTTGGCGTCGATTACGAACATCACATCAGGAATGCCGCCCATATCGCGGATACCGCCAAGCGACAGTTCCAGCTTGTCACGCTCACGCGTCAGCTGAAGAACTTCTTTCTTGGTGAAACCGCTGGTGTCGCCCGAAAGCTGCTCTTCAAGGGTCTTGAGACGCTTGATCGAACCGCTGATGGTTTTCCAGTTTGTGAGCATCCCACCGAGCCAGCGGTGGTTTACGAAGTGCTGACCGCATGCGCGAGCTGCTTCGGCGATCGGCTCTTGCGCCTGACGCTTGGTGCCAACGAACAAAACTTTACCGCCAGCACGAACGGTCGATTCAACAAAATCGAGAGCGCGCGCAAAAAGCGGAACAGTTTGCGACAGGTCAATGATGTGAACACCGTTGCGGTTGCCGAAAATATACGGCTTCATCCGCGGATTCCAACGGTGAGTTTGGTGGCCGAAATGTGCGCCGGCCTCGATCAATTGCTGCATGGTAACGGTGGTAGCCGCCATGGGTATTTCCTTTCCGGTTGTTCCTCTGGAAGGCATGGAACCGTTCAGCGGAGTTCCCGCAAACGGCACCGGTATGAAGCGCCTTCCATGTGAATTTCGCCAAAAACATCGGGATGATTCGCATCCAATGTTCCTTGCGAGGCCGCGCCATTAGCGCCCTTGAAACACAAAATCTAGTGCAAACCGCATGAGTCGGAACACAAGTGGAACAAAAACGCTTGACTGGTGAGAACACTTATAGAACAAAGGGTGAGAACAAAGATTGAACACTCCGATTTGAGAGACACGACATGCCCGACCTTATCGCTCTGACGCTGACCTGTTTGTTTGTCATCACCGGCGTTGCCACGGCATTGAGCTTGCTCGACAGCTGGCTGCGCGGTTCGAATGCATACACCGTGCTGAAACGAGAGCAGGCGCTTTTGAACGCGGGTTTTTTGCCTCAAGTGGGCGCGAAGGAAGTTCGCCTTCGTAGGCCTGCTCGTCGGACATTGGCAGCGGCAAAGCGCGGCCAGAATCGCCGCCTGCACCTCCCTGCGACATCACCCGTTACACAACTCGCCAGTTAAGGTTTTTTAGGCAGCTGCATCTGCCGCGCGGCGCCGTTTGATCTTTCCATATTTGATCAACGCGTAGGGGATCAGTGCGAGGTACCCGACGCTGATCGCGGTCAAGGACCACCATGGTTCCAACAACATCGCGGCAAACCCAATTGCAGCAAACGCCAACAGCGGAAGCCGGATATCACGGCGAGGACGGATGGCCGCCCAACTGAGCGTGGCCATGTTGGAAATGAGCAATACCGCGATAAGGCTCATCCAAATCGCCAAGACGATGGGATCGCGGAAAATCGGCATCCCTGTTTCAATCCAAAGGTAGCATGGCGTAAACGCCAACCCTGCCCCAACAGGCGCAGGAACACCGGTTAGGAAACCCGCCGATTGGTGCGGTTGATCCTCAACATCGATTTGAGCGTTGAAGCGCGCCAATCGCAGCGCGCAACAAATCGCAAAGGCCAACGCCGCGAACCAGCCGAACCGGTCCAGATCTTGAAGCGACCACATATAAAGAATGAGAGCCGGAGCCATCCCGAAAGACAGCGAATCCGCCAAACTATCCAACTCTGCACCAAACCGAGATTGCGCATTAAGCAACCGCGCGATCCGGCCATCGACGCCGTCGAGCACACCGGCAAGAGCGACCGCAAGCACCGCATAGGCCCACTGCCCTTCAATCGCGAAACGCACACCTGTTAGGCCTGCACACAAAGCCGCGGCCGTGATGGCGTTGGGCATCATCGCCCGCAGCGATAGACGTCCCCCCGGTGAAACTTGCGCATCTTCGCCTTCATCCGCTTTCGGTCCGACACGCGCGGTCATTGATCCGGGCTTTTTGCCCTTGGCCCGTTCCGTCACGAGCCGGTCCCGCATCCATGCGAGTTCAAAGCGGGACCATGCGCTATTGCGCTATCCCTTCGAGCAACGCCGCCGCACCGCGCTCGGCGAGGATAGTTTCGCCCGCGACGATCTTTTGCCCCATCAAAACCTTAGGCTCTGTCCCAGCCGGCAAATACACATCAAC comes from the Erythrobacter sp. Alg231-14 genome and includes:
- a CDS encoding phosphatidate cytidylyltransferase yields the protein MGDVKSETEAVPSGAMNDLLVRFISAVAMLGVSIIALYFGGWLWIGFVVLLAGLVLWEWNLIVGKFGGSAVSEVAWQFMGALYVGAAALAMVQVRLNYDMIAVLVVFLIPVIAVDVGAYFSGRLIGGPRIAPSVSPSKTWAGLAGGAVAAGIVCVAGEMMDIGPGAFVPGYGLSSIGGALITGIVIAIIAQAGDFFESWMKRRANVKDSSNLIPGHGGVFDRLDGFLAVFFVLFMIAVVPAFVGLA
- the uppS gene encoding polyprenyl diphosphate synthase → MGGDSSSGTNTDAPKRASSRARHVAIIMDGNGRWAKKRALPRAIGHQRGVEAVRRLVRGLEPMELDCLTLYAFSSENWKRSETEVDDLMNLMRKFIKSDLPDFVANDVQLNIIGDWRSLAPDIVEMLEDALEQTANGTRKLAVALNYGGQNEIARAAMKAAEQGSITTQSIADNLDTAGLPPLDLLIRTSGEIRLSNFLLWQAAYAEMLFVDTLWPDFKPEHLERALDDFAQRERRYGGR
- the frr gene encoding ribosome recycling factor, translated to MPQYEKADIERRMNGAVESLKGDLGGLRTGRANVALLDPVMCEVYGAMMPLSQVATVSAPEPRMLSVQVWDKSNITAVEKGIAHANLGLNPMTDGQTLRLPMPDLTEERRKELAKLAGQYAEKAKIAIRNVRRDAMESLKADEKKKEISEDERKRMEDEVQKLTDKFVADADVAADKKEQEILTQ
- the pyrH gene encoding UMP kinase, yielding MALPEIKRVLLKLSGEVLMGEQEYGIDPVYVARLAEEVKAAKDSGIEVCLVIGGGNIFRGISAAAKGLDRTTGDYMGMLATVMNALAMQNALEQLGVQTRVQSAIPMSSVCEPYIRRRAERHLAKGRIVIFAAGTGNPFFTTDTGAALRAAEMNCDALLKGTSVDGVYDSDPKHNPDATRFDRISYDQVLSDNLKVMDATAVALCRENDIPLVVFSIREKGNVATVLSGEGTQTIVQKDS
- a CDS encoding metallophosphoesterase encodes the protein MIVGIAVLAKAWHDTMRDPVVQRITIESSGLPDNTDAVRIAFLTDIHVAGPDMPPSRLKRIVAQVNAMEPDLVAITGDLVSEKMTATTIYSPEEIVAPLAELRASYGVAIVPGNHDHWFDWPALSAELAKHPNISVIENSALQMGPFAVGGVDDDFTGRADIAATTAAMQNLSGVRLWLSHSPDIFPSVPVNADLVLAGHTHCGQIAYPWGGSPMTMSDFGDKFACGVSELHGKTLITGAGLGTSLLPVRLFTQPEVWLIEVRPAGQ
- a CDS encoding winged helix-turn-helix transcriptional regulator, encoding MDDKDRRILRELELDGRISNASLADRVGLSASACLRRVQELEQSGYIKGYRAILDRSRLGGEITIFVTVSLSMHLAKDARQFEQAIGAAEEVRECHNITGSVEYLLRVEVDSLARYKKFHADVLGVLPQVASITSHICLGSSKDMRA
- a CDS encoding indoleamine 2,3-dioxygenase, yielding MTNQNGVETGVKPLAEYGMSAERGFLCDYDASLVELPGAWNDAAKVALRLPNILPSGSARSFLKRHLPDPADLPDAATLTDQQARMATVHYSFMVQSYVWGGQTPSDSLPSCLAVPMVGLADCLDQQPLLTYSSYVLDNWSLIDPKKPLALDNIQMIQNFLGGRDEAWFVLVHVAIEACAGQVLDRFSGILSAVANDDPDLLESLLVQTSQTWAQINALFDRMPESCDPYIYFERVRPYIHGWKDNPALPDGVIYHGVERYGSAAQAFRGQTGSQSSIIPSMDALLGVGHAADPLRTFLDQLHAYRPLAHRKFVEDVREHSTVRDFIKNAKSGGLNAAYNANIQAMADFRTRHLEYAASYINKQGKRTDGNDTEVGTGGTPFMRYLKKHRDETRANLL
- the tsf gene encoding translation elongation factor Ts; translated protein: MADFTIADVKTLREKTGAGMMDAKKALVEAGGDIEAAIDGLRAKGLATAQKKSSRTAAEGLVGVAVEGTKGVAVEVNSETDFVAKNDKFQDFVRHATAAALVLGSDDVDALKAADYPTGGSIADKLTDNVATIGENQQIRRIKSVSVGSGAVVSYVHNAAAEGLGKIGVLVALESDLGDDVLVPFGKQLAMHIASMFPQALDADSLDADVIERERAIAQEKAAESGKPENVQEKMVEGAIKKFAKENALLSQMFVMDNKSSVADVVAKTGKDAGGSIVLTDYVRFQLGEGIEVEEEDFAAEVAATLKG
- the rpsB gene encoding 30S ribosomal protein S2; the protein is MAATTVTMQQLIEAGAHFGHQTHRWNPRMKPYIFGNRNGVHIIDLSQTVPLFARALDFVESTVRAGGKVLFVGTKRQAQEPIAEAARACGQHFVNHRWLGGMLTNWKTISGSIKRLKTLEEQLSGDTSGFTKKEVLQLTRERDKLELSLGGIRDMGGIPDVMFVIDANKEDLAIKEAAVLGIPVIAVLDTNVDPSNIAFPVPGNDDAARAVRLYCGAIGDAATAGKGGAVQDSGEDFGAMDTPPAEPTA
- a CDS encoding CDP-alcohol phosphatidyltransferase family protein; protein product: MTARVGPKADEGEDAQVSPGGRLSLRAMMPNAITAAALCAGLTGVRFAIEGQWAYAVLAVALAGVLDGVDGRIARLLNAQSRFGAELDSLADSLSFGMAPALILYMWSLQDLDRFGWFAALAFAICCALRLARFNAQIDVEDQPHQSAGFLTGVPAPVGAGLAFTPCYLWIETGMPIFRDPIVLAIWMSLIAVLLISNMATLSWAAIRPRRDIRLPLLAFAAIGFAAMLLEPWWSLTAISVGYLALIPYALIKYGKIKRRRAADAAA